A DNA window from Fragaria vesca subsp. vesca linkage group LG3, FraVesHawaii_1.0, whole genome shotgun sequence contains the following coding sequences:
- the LOC101300807 gene encoding uncharacterized protein LOC101300807, whose product MEVLRSSSTLIIVLVCFAGVIHQAEAYTKVYCSPRTRCYMKHVECPYECPTSYSEDPEAKICYIDCDAPTCKARYRKPNCNSPGSACYDPRFIGGDGIVFYFHGKSNQEFNLVSDKNLQINGRFIGHRPAGRARDYTWIQALGILLNSQNFSVEATNVATWNNQMDHLRLTHNGNDVVLEEGYLSTWYSPEKDIKVERIAIKNSVIVSLKDVAEIMINVVPVTKEDDRIHNYQLPENDCFAHLEAQFKFFALSPKVEGVLGRTYRPDFENPAKPGVAMPVVGGEDKYRSSSLLSADCATCDLFSKEISESDKDTSAIVDYGTLDCTRRSSGGYGLVCKK is encoded by the exons ATGGAGGTCTTGAGAAGCAGTTCCACATTGATCATTGTCCTAGTATGTTTTGCAGGAGTTATACATCAAGCTGAGGCATACACTAAAGTGTACTGTAGCCCGAGAACCAGATGCTATATGAAGCATGTGGAGTGCCCGTATGAATGCCCAACCAGTTACTCTGAAGACCCGGAAGCCAAAATTTGTTATATTGACTGTGATGCACCTACATGCAAGGCGCGTT ACCGCAAACCAAACTGCAATAGCCCTGGATCAGCATGCTATGATCCACGTTTCATTGGCGGTGATGGCATTGTTTTCTATTTCCATGGCAAGAGCAACCAGGAGTTCAACTTAGTCTCAGACAAAAACCTACAGATCAATGGCCGCTTCATCGGCCACAGACCAGCTGGCCGTGCTCGTGACTATACCTGGATTCAGGCTCTTGGAATCCTTCTGAACTCCCAGAATTTTTCTGTGGAAGCTACCAATGTGGCTACATGGAACAACCAGATGGACCATTTGAGATTGACTCACAACGGAAATGATGTAGTTTTGGAAGAAGGGTATCTCTCCACTTGGTACTCACCAGAAAAAGATATAAAAGTTGAGAGAATAGCAATCAAGAACAGTGTGATAGTGTCACTCAAGGATGTAGCTGAGATTATGATCAATGTTGTGCCAGTGACCAAAGAAGATGATAGGATCCACAACTACCAATTACCTGAGAATGACTGCTTTGCCCATTTGGAAGCCCAGTTCAAGTTCTTTGCTCTGTCCCCAAAAGTTGAAGGAGTGCTTGGAAGGACTTACAGGCCCGATTTCGAGAACCCGGCAAAGCCTGGAGTAGCAATGCCAGTTGTTGGAGGTGAAGACAAGTACAGAAGCTCATCACTTCTCTCTGCTGATTGTGCTACTTGTGATTTGTTCTCAAAGGAAATTAGTGAGTCAGATAAAGATACTTCTGCAATTGTGGACTATGGTACACTAGACTGCACCAGAAGATCCTCAGGAGGCTATGGGCTTGTTTGCAAGAAATGA
- the LOC101301092 gene encoding major pollen allergen Bet v 1-B-like: MVKEIKTETKVGVGIAALWKALSKDLRFLAPKIAPNLIKDVELIEGDGTSTGTVLLFSFGTDASNIVYQEEKIVELDESLHRFGLQVLKGGHLNHGFSSYKTSFQLAGIQEQETLVSITVTYESAVEDTTMPSKSTQASIAFIKSLESYLLNAAA; this comes from the exons ATGGTTAAGGAAATCAAAACAGAAACCAAAGTTGGTGTTGGGATTGCAGCCTTATGGAAGGCCTTGTCAAAAGATTTGAGATTTCTGGCTCCGAAAATTGCACCTAATTTGATCAAGGATGTGGAACTCATAGAAGGAGATGGTACCAGCACCGGTACAGTCTTGCTCTTCAGCTTTGGCACCG ATGCATCAAATATAGTTTACCAGGAGGAGAAGATTGTGGAGCTTGATGAGTCTTTGCATAGATTTGGCCTACAGGTGTTAAAAGGAGGCCACTTGAACCATGGGTTTTCTTCATACAAAACAAGTTTCCAACTTGCTGGAATTCAAGAGCAGGAGACCCTGGTGAGTATCACAGTCACTTATGAGTCTGCAGTTGAAGATACTACCATGCCATCAAAATCAACCCAAGCTTCTATAGCCTTCATCAAGAGCCTGGAATCCTATTTGTTAAATGCTGCCGCCTAG